In Achromobacter spanius, the following proteins share a genomic window:
- the kdpA gene encoding potassium-transporting ATPase subunit KdpA codes for MTAEFIGLLVLYLAVLLAIAPLLGRYIRIAMENGQSRLTAWGRPLERGIYRLAGIDPQAEMGWKRYAVAVLAFNLIGVAMVYGLQRFQGMLPLNPAAMGAVTPDSALNTAISFVTNTNWQGYGGEATMSYLTQMLALTVQNFVSAATGIAVLFALIRGLSRHSSATIGNFWADMVRCTMYVLLPLSFVLALALVSQGVIQNFSPYQDVQTVQALHYEQPRVNTDGQPVLDASGQPVMDSVTTSTQTLAMGPVASQEAIKLLGTNGGGFFNANSAHPFENPTPLANFLQMLAILAIPAALCFAFGEMVGSRRQGIAILAAMTVLFAVFALTTAYFEQQPNPMAAQAGADSALTALTPGGNMEGKESRFGIAATSLFAIITTAASCGAVNGMHDSFSAMGGLPPMLQMQLGEVVYGGVGSGLYGMLAFAVLAVFIAGLMIGRTPEYLGKKIEAFDMKMVSIIILATPLLVLGGTALAVSVSAGQAGVLNPGIHGFSEILYALSSAANNNGSAFAGLSANTPFYNVLLGIAMWFGRFAVIVAVLAMAGSLAAKRRLPAGPGSMPTTGPLFVVLLIGAVLLVGALTYVPALALGPVAEHLQP; via the coding sequence CCGCCGAATTCATCGGGCTGCTGGTCTTGTACCTGGCAGTCCTGCTTGCGATCGCGCCGCTGCTTGGGCGCTACATCCGCATCGCCATGGAAAACGGCCAATCCAGGCTGACCGCCTGGGGCCGCCCCTTGGAACGCGGCATTTACCGGCTTGCGGGCATCGACCCGCAGGCTGAAATGGGTTGGAAGCGCTACGCCGTGGCAGTGCTGGCCTTCAACCTGATCGGCGTCGCGATGGTCTATGGCCTGCAACGCTTTCAGGGCATGTTGCCGCTGAATCCCGCGGCCATGGGCGCCGTCACCCCGGACTCGGCGCTCAACACCGCCATCAGCTTCGTCACCAACACCAACTGGCAAGGCTACGGCGGCGAAGCGACGATGAGCTACCTGACGCAGATGCTGGCGCTGACGGTGCAGAACTTCGTGTCCGCCGCCACCGGCATCGCCGTGCTGTTCGCGCTGATACGCGGTTTGTCGCGCCACAGCTCCGCCACGATCGGCAACTTCTGGGCGGATATGGTCCGCTGCACGATGTATGTGCTGCTGCCGCTGTCCTTCGTACTGGCGCTTGCGCTGGTCAGCCAGGGCGTCATCCAGAACTTCAGCCCCTATCAAGACGTGCAGACTGTACAAGCCCTGCATTACGAGCAGCCGCGCGTGAACACGGACGGCCAGCCCGTGCTTGATGCCTCGGGTCAGCCCGTGATGGATTCCGTGACGACATCGACGCAGACGCTCGCGATGGGGCCCGTAGCCTCGCAGGAAGCCATCAAGCTGCTGGGCACCAACGGCGGCGGCTTCTTCAATGCGAATTCGGCGCACCCGTTCGAGAACCCCACGCCGCTGGCGAACTTCCTGCAGATGCTGGCCATTCTGGCGATTCCCGCCGCGCTCTGCTTCGCGTTTGGCGAAATGGTCGGCAGCCGCCGCCAGGGCATCGCCATCCTGGCGGCCATGACGGTGCTGTTCGCCGTTTTCGCGCTGACCACCGCCTATTTCGAACAGCAGCCCAACCCCATGGCCGCGCAGGCGGGCGCCGACAGCGCGCTTACCGCGTTGACACCCGGCGGCAACATGGAGGGCAAGGAATCGCGCTTCGGCATCGCGGCCACCTCGCTCTTTGCCATCATCACCACGGCCGCGTCCTGCGGCGCCGTGAACGGCATGCATGACTCATTCAGCGCCATGGGCGGGCTGCCGCCGATGCTGCAGATGCAGTTGGGCGAAGTGGTCTACGGCGGCGTGGGCTCCGGGCTGTATGGCATGCTGGCCTTCGCGGTGCTGGCGGTCTTCATTGCCGGCCTGATGATCGGCCGCACCCCGGAATACCTGGGCAAGAAGATCGAAGCCTTCGACATGAAGATGGTGTCCATCATCATCCTCGCCACGCCCTTGCTGGTGCTGGGCGGAACCGCCCTGGCCGTCTCCGTTTCGGCGGGACAGGCCGGTGTGCTGAATCCGGGCATCCACGGCTTCTCGGAAATTCTGTATGCGCTGTCCTCGGCGGCCAACAACAACGGCAGCGCGTTTGCCGGGCTGTCCGCCAATACGCCCTTCTACAACGTGCTGCTGGGCATCGCCATGTGGTTTGGCCGCTTCGCCGTGATCGTCGCGGTGCTGGCCATGGCCGGCTCGCTGGCGGCCAAACGGCGCTTGCCCGCCGGCCCCGGCAGCATGCCCACCACCGGCCCCCTCTTTGTGGTGCTGCTGATCGGCGCGGTGCTGCTGGTGGGCGCGCTGACGTATGTGCCCGCGCTGGCCCTGGGGCCGGTCGCCGAACACCTGCAACCTTGA